AATTGTGCAAGGTCCGCCTACTACTCACAAATCCACATCGTTCAGATGCAAATATCATCAACGGGGAAGCAAGTTACTAGACAATGAGAATCTTAATTTCCCCTAATGCATTGAAGAGCCcttgataattttaattttatCTAATGCAATGAAGAGTCCCTAGCCACAGGCTCTATGTCCAAATTGTTCGAGTAGGAAGGTGCACCTGAACAAATGACTAAACCAATGGGTCCTCTCAAGTTGAACGTGGAGAAGATTTAACAGCTGAAGGACAGCAGATAACAACAGGCCGTGACGGTGCAATGGAGAAGGGTGTTAAGCTGGCTAATCATTATCTATGCAGCAGGCAGGAAGGGGACCCTTGGCAGAAATTATTATCCTTGCACCTGCCATGATGACTGTTTATCAACCGACCCCTAAAAGCTAAAACATTTTGAAGTCCAAAGACTGGATCACTTGTAGGTATGATCACGAATTCTCTTTTAGCTCCTATGAAATGCACGGGACATTCTGGACCCTGAAGGCCCACCATGTGCGGCTACTTAGAGCACGAATGCGAAAGTGCCGCAGATTGACATTACATTGCAACTAATCATGTTATGATGAAAGCTAAGGGCAAGATTTTGCTGGGGGCAGAGATACTCTCAAATTCATATCTGTGCAAGTGCAAATATCCAGAACGAACAGAGAACAATAAAGTGGAGCACTTGGTAGAGAAAATTACTCCATCTGATGCAAGGATGACGAACTGGTCCTTCTCTGTGAGCGACCAGTGGAAGAACTCTGGAACCGAAATGACACCATAATCCTTGAGGCAGAAGTCACCAAACGCCCGGGCCATTGCCAGGCCTGGCGCGTCGTCGAACGGCAGCCAGACCCGCGGCACCTCCGGTTCGTCCTGCAGAGCAAATACCCTGCCCCTGCACTTCTTGATCCGTTCTGCCTCGCCTGAAATGACAGAAGGTAGCATTAACACTCAAATTCCTAACACGGCACCACATCCATAAATCTGAAATAATGGAGGAGGGAGAATATGGAGGCCTACTGGGAACATCCGGTTTGAGGTCAACAGTCAGTTGCACGGCTAccatgccgccaccgccgccactgtCCCTCGAGCCTAGCACGGCGCGTGAGTCACCAATGTTGGCCATGTAGAGATCCGAGCCCTGCGTGCAGAAACCGCTCGTCAGTGGGCTGTGTACAGCTGAACGCATACATCCCAACAGAATTGATTTGACATATGTTTCTGCGAGGAAGGATGAATCGATGGATAGCAGACTCGCGTCAAGTCCGGTGGCACGTACGAGCTTGAGGACGGTGACGGCGGTGCTGCCGCTGCAGAAGCAATCTAGGATGGCGTGGGAGCGAAGATCCTTGTCCATGGCCTTGTAGGTGCTCGCAAAGGCCTTCCTCCACGCGGCGGCGGGCATGTCCAAGCCAGCCTTGGACGCGCGCACCGCGGACATGAGCTTCAGCGGCAGCGCATCGCGGACCCTGCGCGCCACCAGGTGGCCATGCGGGCCGTGCCCGTCGAACACCCCACACAGCACGACGTCGTCCTCCCCGCCGAACCCCTGCCAAGGCGACAGACACTCCACCAACATTACCACCTGTCCACCACCATCTCGGTGGAACAAATTGACGGCGGGAGgaacaggagagagagagagagagatgggcgaGAGATTCGGTGGCTTACATCCCAGACGAGCATGGCGTCCTGATTGATCCCCTTACGCCCCTGCTGCGTGAACACGGCGGCGGTGCGGCTGCGGCCGTCGTTGGAGAAGATCCGGCCGGGGACCGAACCGAGCTGCTCCTCCCGCGGCGCCTtccacctcctcccccgccgcCTCCCGTCCTCCCCTGCAGCACCGGCCGCCGTGACCGTCGTCGTGCCCCCGCTCGCCACGCAGTTCCCCATCGATCACGCCTCCGATCTCCCTCCTCTTCCAATGCCGCGCTGGCCCGGCAAGTAGACGCCGGACAGAAACACCCGCACGGAGACCAaagatgccgccgccgccgccgcgcgcaagAGGGATGAGGATTCCCTCTCGGGTGGTCAGGTCAGGTGTGGAGTGGAGAGAAGAGGAATCGCAGATCAGCAGCACCGCTCAAACGCAACGTGAAAAGTCAAGGCGGGTCCCTGGATGAGAGGGAGGTGAGAacggaggaagagagagagagagaggagagaggcgaGTTTATTTATTGCGGGAGCGGGCGAGCGGGCGCAGCGGCACGGCAGTGACGCACGCacgcagaggcagaggcagaggcagaggcagaggcagtgAGGGTGAGGCAAGACAGCTCCGAGTCACGGAGAAAGAAGACGACGCTGGGGACTGGGGCGCTGGGGCTCTCGGGGTCGGGGACGGCGGGCGCGGGAGGAGATCAGGAGAGGGAGGCGAGGGGCTCAGCGCCCGACGAGCTGCCCGCTGGCGCTCGCTGGTGTTGTGGTCCGGTCGTTGGCGCTGCTGGATTACTGTGACTCCGGATTGATTACTGGATTAATTGTGCGGTTGGCTACGAGCGACTTGTTTACTTGTGCAGCGGGACGTTTACCAGCTGCCGGGTCACGCACTGCGAGGAATAAACAAGCGGCGAGCAGGGGCGACCGCCGACCGGGTCCGCTGGGGCGCGGACGTGGCGCCAGCGGTCGGAGCGGGGAGGAGCCCAATAACGGCCGGTTTACGCTCATCTCAAGTCTTTGTTGACCCGATTTGAAGCGAAAGTGATGCAACTGGTAGTTAGGCCtagtttagattggggttaggaatcagtatttggcactgtagtattttcgtttgtatttgataattattgtccaatcatgacctaactaggctcaaaagattcgtctcgtaatttacaatcaaactatgtaattagttatttttttatctacatttaatactccatgcatatatcaaagatttgatgtgatggagagagagtgaaaaaacttgcaatctaaacaaggccacatAAAACCCGTTGAATTATCATAgtagttctgcatacgctgatcTTAGGAGTATTCATTCAAGTGGACTGAAAATTGCGCCTTTCATCGATCATGGATGTGAACATATTTCGTTCAGTCGTTGCGCTCACGGGAACACTGAGAGAGGTTAGGAAAGAGGGGGCACACGAGCGCCTCTTCTTGTGTTTGGGGGAGTTTTATGGTTTAAATTCAACTTTTTTTTATCTGATGGACCCCTTCGGAATTTTTTGAATACTTGAGAGCATAGAGCTTTCTTTTCGTGTCTTCTTTCTTTTCAGTAACCCTTTTTCATCAATTTTCTTTTAATTGCTCCATTATGTCTCCTTTTGGAAGGGATTTGAGGGGAATTTGTTGAACATGGATAGAATTTGACTAGAACGCGACATTTGCCTGGAAAGACCATATTTATGAAGGAAAATATAAGGTTTTCGTCGAATGTCATGTGACAGTGGAACTTGCGGGTGTAGACAGGTGGAGTCTGATCGCAACACATAGGCCGTGCATGAGTTTCGCAATCTATCCACCCAAAACTCAATTTAATCCGCGAAGATGagtcagcccttgtttagtttcactccaacttccaaaaagttgctacagtacctgtcacatcgaatgtttgcggcctgtgcatggagcattaaatgtagacgaaaagaaaaactaattgcacagtttggtgggaaattgcgagacgaacgttttgagcctaattagtccatgtttgaacactatttgccaaataaaaacgaacgtgctacagtagccccaaaatccaaattcctacaactaaacacagcctcacaTATGGATTGGGTAGATATGGATTCGGCCCATAAAATCCATGGGTTGGCATGCCATCATTGTGGCACGTGAGAAGAGCTCAGAAAGCGTGCCACATGTCTCCAGCAGCTATGTTGCGGTAGATGAACTGCTCAATGATGTAGGACACAACCAATAACCAGAGAAACACGACGAAGGACACAATCTCCACGGTGGTGGCGGCAGCGCTGCTTGCCTCACCCTCATCCGCGCGAGGAGCAGCATGTGCGCTAGCTGCGCGAGGTGGAAACAGGACTCGAGGTTGTATTGGGAACTCTATCATTTCTCCTTTTCTGCCCCACGTCCTTCCACCTCCAGATCCGTCTATTGGATACACGCACGCGTATCTAACCGCCCGATTGGATCGATTTCCAAATGCGGAAAGATTAGGAGTTGACTGTTGAGATAAGGAGTTGCTGGAGAGATTTCTCTTATGCATGAAAGGATATAAAGGAACTATTGAGTTGTTGTAATAGTTTTCTATTAACGCGGCTATTAGTATTAGTTGTTgggcaacatatcaggtgcaaaccaaccaacttgtgcaaacttgaaaactaccGATCAGgatcactagatgctgatccaatggattgagtgagagggcttaagcgcaaaaaaatcccaccttaaatcagcatctagtggtcctgattagTAGTTTCCAAATTTACACATTGATTGAtttgcacctgatacgttgcctAGTTGTTGAGCCATCTTGGGATCCTTCATCTAACAGCTACTAGTGCTTATTTTGTGGAAGCCGATTACTAGTTTTCTTTATTTAGTTAGGTAGTTTGTTTTGAGCCGGTATTTGGACGTGTTTGTTGGTATACACGAGCTAATTGCTTCCTACCTAAAGATTACCTAAAATTAGCTCTAGTGCATCCAAACAGGAGGGTTAATAGGCGGACTAACTTTTTAGCCAAGCCTTTATCTATTTATTAGCCAATCTCagctaattaatttgagataatTTTTAGCTCAACCAGTAACTAGCTCTAGCTCATCAAAGAGGCCTTAATATTTGCTAGGATGTTTGGATCAATTTAGTACTAATTTTAGTTGTTAATATTGATACTAATTGATCCAAACAGCCCAAGTCACATCAATTTAGCAAAACTGAAATTCTTATCCTCTTTTGCATAAACAACCTCTAGCACTTAAATTCCTGTGGAAGTATTCTATCCGACTTGATCCGACGGCGCGGCGCAAAAGAACGGCACGGGTGCGCTGCtgccaatttttttttctaaaagaaGAAAGTAACATGTAACGTATCTAAATCCAAAAGGAGATACTATTACTCTACAAGTCTCCAACCCGGTAAAGGAGCCTTGTACTACAAGTTCCTTAGAAAATCTCAGCAAAATCCGTTGC
Above is a genomic segment from Miscanthus floridulus cultivar M001 chromosome 3, ASM1932011v1, whole genome shotgun sequence containing:
- the LOC136542472 gene encoding probable protein phosphatase 2C 64, with translation MGNCVASGGTTTVTAAGAAGEDGRRRGRRWKAPREEQLGSVPGRIFSNDGRSRTAAVFTQQGRKGINQDAMLVWDGFGGEDDVVLCGVFDGHGPHGHLVARRVRDALPLKLMSAVRASKAGLDMPAAAWRKAFASTYKAMDKDLRSHAILDCFCSGSTAVTVLKLGSDLYMANIGDSRAVLGSRDSGGGGGMVAVQLTVDLKPDVPSEAERIKKCRGRVFALQDEPEVPRVWLPFDDAPGLAMARAFGDFCLKDYGVISVPEFFHWSLTEKDQFVILASDGVWDVLSNQEAVDIVASSPSRSKAAKSLVEAATREWKTKYPTSKIDDCAVVCLYLDGKMDHERDSTASMDNISLDEGSVADPNEAQEQEPALTRNFTVRTVAGSAHEKALSGAVDAVVAGAAHNQNWSGLDGVTRVNSLVQLPRFSEEKAIG